In Lascolabacillus massiliensis, a single genomic region encodes these proteins:
- a CDS encoding 5'-nucleotidase C-terminal domain-containing protein produces MNIKTIWIVFLAISLLSCKSQYQIAEINGTLIEVDSTFDNQSNSKMHNLVNTYKTDLDLEMNEVIGNSFEQMDYKRPESLLTNFTSDVMKKYGDEHLPGGADIGVMNVHGHRANMPKGAITVGNLYEIYSFDNTITFLELKGVDLKRMFDAYARIGGAGISSNVKLKIENSKVKSVTVDGKPIDNDKIYKIVTLDYLAGGNDNMSAFLDAVSTTDTGVTLRDIMIDWVREQTRQGNEIKSVLDGRIEVIE; encoded by the coding sequence ATGAATATCAAGACAATATGGATTGTCTTCCTGGCAATCTCTCTGCTATCATGCAAATCACAATATCAAATAGCAGAAATTAATGGCACCTTAATAGAGGTTGACTCAACATTTGACAATCAGTCAAATTCAAAAATGCACAACCTGGTCAACACATACAAAACCGACCTGGATCTGGAGATGAATGAAGTCATAGGAAATTCATTTGAACAAATGGACTACAAGCGACCCGAAAGTTTGCTTACAAATTTCACTTCTGATGTAATGAAAAAGTATGGCGATGAACATCTTCCCGGTGGTGCAGATATTGGAGTGATGAACGTTCACGGTCACAGGGCCAACATGCCCAAAGGAGCTATTACAGTAGGTAACCTATATGAAATATACTCATTCGACAATACTATTACATTTCTTGAGTTAAAGGGAGTAGACCTGAAGAGAATGTTTGATGCATATGCAAGAATCGGAGGTGCAGGCATCTCATCTAATGTTAAACTTAAAATTGAAAACAGCAAAGTAAAAAGTGTCACAGTTGATGGCAAACCAATTGATAATGATAAGATTTACAAAATAGTAACACTTGATTATCTTGCAGGAGGTAACGATAATATGAGTGCCTTCCTCGATGCAGTATCAACAACCGATACAGGAGTTACATTACGAGATATTATGATTGATTGGGTAAGAGAACAAACACGTCAGGGAAATGAGATTAAATCAGTTCTTGATGGTCGTATTGAGGTAATTGAATAA
- the rplS gene encoding 50S ribosomal protein L19: MDLIKVAEEAFAKEKKEFPKFKSGDTITVAYRIAEGNKERIQQYRGVVIKISGQGENKRFTVRKMSDNIGVERIFPINSPFIDSITLNSQGKVRRTKLYYLRSLRGKAARIKKKGY; this comes from the coding sequence ATGGACTTAATAAAAGTAGCGGAAGAAGCTTTCGCAAAAGAAAAGAAAGAATTCCCAAAATTTAAAAGTGGTGATACGATTACAGTAGCTTATCGTATTGCAGAGGGTAACAAGGAGCGTATTCAGCAATATCGCGGAGTTGTAATTAAAATATCAGGTCAGGGTGAAAATAAACGTTTCACCGTTAGAAAAATGTCTGACAATATTGGGGTAGAACGTATTTTCCCAATTAACTCACCTTTTATTGACAGTATTACTCTTAACAGTCAAGGTAAAGTTCGCAGAACTAAACTTTACTATCTTCGTAGCTTACGTGGTAAAGCTGCACGTATTAAGAAAAAAGGTTATTAA
- the recO gene encoding DNA repair protein RecO yields MLHKTEGIVLGSSKYSDRYSIVRIFTRNFGTVSYLLPLSNSKKAKIKTSLFFPLSVLNLEVEHIPLRDVHKLKDAERQFPLYDICNNMIKVSLAFFLSEFLMRVLKESDNNELTFDYIKNSVEALEAAKKGVANFHIAFIIGLTRFTGIYPNWENLYNYGYFDLINGEFISSAPSHKHYLNRMQCSYLVHLQRMNYGNMHLFKLSRENRNMILDYLIEYYRLHLYEFPKLKSLEILREMV; encoded by the coding sequence ATGCTGCATAAGACAGAGGGAATAGTACTTGGATCTTCAAAATATAGTGACCGATATTCAATTGTAAGAATATTTACTCGTAATTTTGGGACTGTGTCTTACCTGTTACCTCTATCGAATAGTAAAAAAGCAAAAATAAAAACATCTCTTTTCTTCCCTCTTTCAGTACTTAATCTTGAAGTTGAGCATATACCCCTGCGCGATGTACACAAATTGAAAGATGCAGAGAGACAGTTCCCTTTGTATGATATTTGCAATAATATGATTAAAGTGTCACTTGCTTTTTTTCTCTCTGAGTTTTTAATGCGTGTTCTTAAAGAATCGGATAATAATGAATTAACTTTTGATTATATAAAGAATTCTGTGGAAGCGCTTGAGGCTGCAAAAAAAGGTGTTGCAAATTTTCATATTGCATTTATAATAGGTTTGACTCGTTTTACAGGTATTTATCCAAATTGGGAAAACTTGTATAATTATGGCTATTTTGATCTGATTAATGGAGAGTTTATAAGTAGTGCGCCTTCTCATAAACACTATCTTAATAGAATGCAGTGTTCTTACTTAGTCCATTTGCAACGTATGAACTATGGGAATATGCACCTGTTTAAGCTGTCTCGAGAGAACAGAAATATGATATTGGATTATCTGATTGAATACTACAGATTACATTTATATGAGTTCCCAAAGCTTAAATCTCTGGAAATATTACGAGAAATGGTTTGA
- a CDS encoding thiamine diphosphokinase, whose translation MKNLLSSISTVIIANGRFPTHPLPLSCIESATYIVCSDGAANEFIEKGGKPDAIVGDCDSISNENRDLYSDIIHPNSDQETNDLTKSVQFCIERGKKDIVIVGGTGKREDHTLGNISLLADYISDVNIIMVTNWGIFTPINSTTKFNSYKGEKVSIFSIDKVQLTTENLKYPLMNRALNNWWEGSLNESLSDSFKIHTTGRTIIYQAYK comes from the coding sequence ATGAAAAATCTTCTAAGCAGTATTTCAACAGTAATAATTGCAAACGGTCGGTTCCCAACTCACCCCTTACCACTCTCATGTATAGAAAGTGCAACATATATTGTTTGCAGTGATGGAGCGGCAAACGAGTTTATAGAAAAGGGAGGAAAACCAGATGCTATTGTAGGTGATTGTGACTCTATCTCTAATGAGAACAGGGATCTTTATTCAGACATAATACATCCGAACAGTGATCAGGAAACTAATGACCTCACTAAGTCAGTTCAGTTTTGTATAGAAAGGGGTAAAAAAGATATAGTTATTGTTGGAGGTACCGGCAAGCGGGAGGATCACACTTTAGGCAATATTTCATTACTGGCTGATTATATTTCTGATGTTAATATCATTATGGTAACAAATTGGGGAATTTTTACACCTATAAATTCAACTACAAAATTTAACAGCTACAAAGGAGAGAAAGTTTCTATTTTTTCTATCGATAAAGTACAATTAACTACAGAAAACCTTAAATACCCTCTAATGAACAGAGCGCTGAATAATTGGTGGGAAGGATCATTAAATGAATCACTTTCTGACAGTTTTAAGATTCACACTACAGGAAGAACAATAATTTACCAAGCGTACAAATAG